The sequence GCTTCGCCATAGCTCTTGCGAGTACTCGTTACGAGTGGTCGGTAAGGTGTTTACTGAACGGATGCGAGGATGTCCTTCTCGGACAGCAGCACGTATTCTTCGCTGGCCAGACGGATGTCAGTACCGGCGTACTTGGAATACAGCACCTTGTCGCCGACTTTCACGTCGAGGGTGGCGCGGCTGCCATCATCGTTGCGCTTACCCGGGCCCACAGCCACGATCTCGCCCACCTGTGGCTTTTCTTGTGCGGTGTCCGGCAGGACGATGCCGCCGGCCGTTTTCTCTTCGGACGGGCTGACCTTGACGAAGACGCGATCGCCCAGCGGTTGCACGGTAGACACGCTCAGGGAAACTGCCATTGTTACCTCTCTCCAGGTTTGTCGGGTGCCTCGTGGAATTAGCACTCTCCTATTCCGAGTGCTAATTTAGCGAAGCGCATGCGTGGCGTGCAACTGCTCGGTCAGTGCGGGTTCCCGTACTCGACTGCCATCGCTGCTCCAGCAGGGAATCGCGTTTATTGCTAGCAGGACGGGCGATCGCGCCGGGCGCGAGTGCGGCGGATAAGAAGCCCATTAGACCGATCGAGACCGCAGCGGGCGGG comes from Rubidibacter lacunae KORDI 51-2 and encodes:
- the groES gene encoding co-chaperone GroES, yielding MAVSLSVSTVQPLGDRVFVKVSPSEEKTAGGIVLPDTAQEKPQVGEIVAVGPGKRNDDGSRATLDVKVGDKVLYSKYAGTDIRLASEEYVLLSEKDILASVQ